The region AATGATGCATCAAGATTCTGAAAGGATGACCATTTCTCATAAACTTCTTCCCAATTACCCAATTCCAAGTTCCCCCTCTATGCGATAACGGTTTATATGCTCAAATTCTAGCATACTTTTTTTATTTATACTATGGACAAGCCATTTTTGCCGTTTTTATCTAAATTATAAAAAAGCATACTTTCTATTCAAGTCACAAACGGTTAAAATAGAGATTAATAAACAAAAAGAAAGTTGTGATAATGGTGCAGCATAAACGGTGGTTTCAGACACTCGTTACCTTTATACTGATTTTTTTACTGATACTGCTGATTTCAGCAACTGATTTTATCTTTGATCCGATTTTTAAATATGTAGGTGCGGTCGCAATCCCAATTATTGGAGCGGGTGTCCTTTATTATTTAACCCGGCCAGTTATGCATCTTTTGGAAAAATACAAAATTAACCGGATTATTTCCATTATTATTGTATTTTTACTGCTTATTTTATTTGGATATTTAGCAGTTACATATATTGCTCCAATTGCCCAAAAACAGGTGTCCAAATTAGTTGAAAGCATTCCTGAAATGGTTGACGGTGTTCAGGAGCTTATCATGTACTGGCAGGCGAACCAGGAAAATATTCCGGAAGAGGTCAATAAAACCATCAATAATATAACGTCCAATTTGCAGACATACATAGAATCTGCCATGTCATTTCTGTTTGGATTTGTCGGAGAGCTGATCAGTTTTGTCTTTGCGATTGTCCTGATTCCGTTCTTCCTGTTTTTCATGCTGAAAGACGGAGACAAATTCGTCCCGTTTGTTACGCAAATATTTGAAGAAAAGAAAGCAGCTAATTTCCGGAAATTGCTGCATAAAATCGATGAAACATTAACCTCCTACATACAGGGGCAGCTGATTGTCAGCCTTTGCATTGGTGTTCTTCTGTACATCGGTTACACGATTATTGACTTGGAGTATGCCATGACACTGGCGTTGTTTGCGATGCTTGTAAATGTCATCCCGTTTATTGGACCATTTCTCGCGGTTATTCCAGCATTAATTGTTGGGGTGTTTCAGGATCCGATCATGGTGGTTTGGATAGGCATCATCATGCTGGTTGCCCAGCAGCTGGAGGGAAACCTTGTATCGCCAAACGTCATGGGACGCGCGCTGAGGCTCCATCCGCTTACTGTTATAACACTAATTCTCGCAGCAGGCAGTATCGCAGGATTTCTCGGCATTCTGTTTGCAGTCCCATTCTACGCCATTGTCAAAACAATTATAGTCCATTTTTATGAGACGTATTCCAAGAAAAATGGAGATGATGTGCTGATATAATGCCTGCTTCAAAAAATTAGTTGCAGAATGCTTTAAATGAAACAACAAGGCGCAGCAGCGTGAGTATGCTGCTACGCCTTAAATTCATATACAATCGATTTGCCTACTTCATAGTAGCCGATTTTCCTGTAAATGCTGTTGGAGTCCGGATTATCCAGATCAGTGTACAAACTGCAAAACCCGGATCCTTCTGCAAGCAATTTTGATGAGAGAGTTGCTACTGTGGCAGTTGCAAACCCATTCCTTTTATATTCATCCGGGGTAAAAACGGCATTGATGGTCGAACCGTTTCTTGTTTTCCTGGACTGATTTGCCATGGAAACAGGTACACCATCCACTTCCCACAAATACAATGAGGATCTCCCGATAAAACTGCTTGCCAATTGTACAGCATATTCATTTGAGACCGGCTCATTCGCTTCCACACCGAATTGAACGAGCCAATTTTTAACCAATTCACAGTCATATTGTGTTGCGTGCCTCAACTCACCTTCAACCTCTGGCAGTGGGTTAACATCATCAAGCCGGTAGATTAACTGTTTCACGTGGATGGACGAACCAACATTCGAAAGACGCTCCCATTCGCTTTTAAACATTTCTGCTTCCTCAATCGGCCCAAGCACACCAGGGACAGCAGTCCGCTTGTTGAATATAAACAATGCCACCTTTTGAATCACATCGTCCGGAACACGGTCAACTGCAGCAAGAATCCAGTTATTCGGAGGAGTCTGCATAAAGGCAAATACCGCTTCATTCTCCTGTTCAACAATCCCAAGGCAGTAACCATTTTCATAGGCATCCGGGGTTTCCTTAATACGTCCCAAAATACCGAGCATCAAGTTATTGCAAGCTTCTTTTTTTAACAACAACGGCTCGACCTGTTGTATATAATAATCGACCGCCAGCTCAAGTTTGATTTTCATGGATCGATTCCCCCGTCCTGAAAATTTCTATAATCTTACTATATATCTCAGGATTGAGCAACCAAAAGTTAAAAATGTTTTTGTAAAAACCGTTTATTTCCGCTAAACTGGGAGTGGGAGTGATGGAAATGACGAAAAAAGAAATAGAAGAAGAACTGATGGATCTTAAATCAGATTATATTCGTATACAAGGTGACTTGGAAAAGGCAACATCGTTCGGTGTCAATACATCCAAAGGAGAACAGCAGCTGATTGAAATGGAGACACGGATGAAAGAACTTAATCAGCAGTTGGATCAGTTGAAAAAATAAAATCCATATGATAAAAACAAGGCTGCCTTAAATATGAGGCAGCCTTGTTTTTAGCAGTTAAGAAAGTATAAAATCCTTTCTTACTGCATAAGTGCAACTAAGGCTGTCACCCAAAGGCTTGGTGACAACCAAGTTTTCTAATGATTAACCTTCACTGTTTTCATTATTTCCGTTCCCGCTACTATTTCCGTTTCCATTATTCCGTTGGTTTTCAAGACGTTTCTTAATTTTTTTAATTTCTTTTTTTGGTGGCGTCAGACTGACAATCGTATCGCCAGATTCTGGCGATACCCGCATTTCTTCTGTGTAAAATTTAATTTTCCCGGATGGTTTCAGTGCATACAACATGACTGCTTCCTCATCCTTTTCATTCAGATACTTCTTATAGCCGTATTGATCTGTCAATGTCGTCTGACGGAACACATAATGTTTGGCTATTTTATTGATCAGATCTTCCATGGCCACATTTTCCCTGAACAGAATTCTCCCGCCAACACGATCAACGGAACTATTCACACCGCCATCAACCATATTATATGGGCTGACTTTAAATACATTGGTTCGTCCGTATTCCGGCATGAATGTCGTACATACAAGTGCGTTGTAGGAATGAAAATCCATGGCAGCCACCAAATATTCGTATGGATTGGTGTCCAGGTGGTATTCTGTCTGTTCAGACATCATTTCTCCGTGGTAGAACGGGATCCCCGCTTCCCGCGCCAAACGCAGCCGCTCCCATGATGAATCGACAATCAGCACCGGATTTCTTGATTTGGTCAGTGTTTTAGCAAGATTTACCGTAAACTTATTGCTTCCGACAATAAGCGTTCCCGGTCTTCCTTCAAGTGAAAGATGCAGCTTTTTCGACAGTGGTCCGATCGTAAATCCGTGCGCACAGACGGTGAAAAATACCAACCCGAATGTTAGTGCCGTAATGATAGATGCATCTTCATAACCAGCTTCTAACAATATTGATGCAAAATAACCGGAAACAGTCAGTGCCACAATACCCCGTGGCGCAATCCAGCCAACCAGCAGCTTTTCATTCAATGACAGTGTCGTGCCCCATGTTGACAGGAATATCGATAATGGCCGGACAACAATCATCATCAATATAACGTATCCGATGATGTTCGGGTCGAAAATTTTCAGCAATACGTCCATTTGCAATGAAGCTGTGAGCATTACATAAATAGCAGAAATAAGCAGTATCGATATATTTTCCTTAAAATGGCGCATGTCGGCAACAGAGCTTATGCCAAGATTTGCAAGGGTCATACCCATCGCAGTTACAGCCAGAAGCCCTGTCTCATGCTCTATTTCATCTGCCAGCGTAAATGCAAAAATGACGACAATGAATACGGCGGGTGACTTCAGAAATTCCGGAATATGACCGGTTTCAAACATCCAGCCTACCCCACGTCCACATGCCCAGCCCAAAATAACAGCAAAGATGGAAGCAGCAAAGAATAAGATCAGTGATGAAACGTTCGGATCAGTCGCGGTAATAAACGCAATAATTTCAAAGGCGAAAACCGCAAGCAATGCACCGATGGGATCAACAATAATGCCTTCCCATTTCAGCAGTTTTGCAGGTGTTGCCTTTAATTTTGACTGACGGAGCAAAGGCAGGATAACCGTTGGACCGGTAACGATGAAGAGACCACCTATTACAAAGGCAACCGTCCAGGAAAGCCCTGCAATATAATGTGCGGTAAACGAGCCTAAAATCCAGGCAATGAAAGCGCCAATGGTTGAAATCCGGACCACCGGCTTTCCAAGTCCCTTTAGTTCTTTAAAGCTTAAGTTCAAACTTCCTTCAAACAGAATAATGGCTACTGCAACGGAAATAATAGGACTATATAAAGAGCCAAAGTCTTCCTCAGGATTCATGATTCCCAGTATCGGACCTACAATCAGTCCGGAGACAGACATTAAAACAATGGCAGGAATACGATAACGCCATGCAAGCCACTGTGAACCAACCCCTAAAAGACCTATCAGCATTACTTCAAACAAAAGAGATGGAACCATACACAACCCCCTAAAATGATTTGGCATTCGGGTTCATAACATAAGGTTATTTTAAAGGTGGAGATTTGTAATGTAAACAATTTTATTTCATGAAGGCAGGCCATTATTGTTATATTTTCACCAAAATGTCGAAAATACACATGAAAAACTTATTGACTTTTAATTATGCAACTTGTTAAAATGTACTCTGCTTTGCGACATTTTAGAAATTTTTATCACAAAATTGTCAAACTATTTTGTTTTTTAATAAGATTATTCGACATCATTTTGGCGGGTACTGTCACCCGTTAAACGTTGACAGGTGACAAATAACCTCATTAACAGGAAAGGATCGAAGCAGCATGAATAAAAACACCTTTATTATCGGCTTTATGTTATTTGCATTATTTTTTGGTGCGGGTAATCTGATTTACCCGCCAACTTTGGGAATGGAAGCAGGCACATCATATTGGGCTGCGATTGCCGGCTTTGTCATTACAGGGGTCGGCCTGCCGATTCTTGCGGTGACAGCTATTTCATACGTAAATAATGACGCCCGGGAACTTGCTGACAAGGTACACCCTTTGTTTGGACTCATATTTACATCAGCAGTTTATCTGGCCATCGGGCCGTTTTTTGGTGTACCTCGCGCTGCAACGGTAGCATATGAAATGAGTATGGAGCCGTTCATGAGTGGAACCTCTTCACTTATGCTGTTTATCTTCACGACGGTATTTTTTATTCTTGTTTTTATTGTCAGCCTAAACCCATCCAAAATGGTTGACCGGATCGGCCAGTATTTGACACCGATCTTATTGCTATCCATTATCGGATTAATTGTTGGCGGTTTCTTTTTGCTGGACAACCCTTTAACGGAACCATCTGAAAAATATACTTCAGCACCTTTTTTCACCGGCTTCGTTGAAGGATATTTAACAATGGATGCAATTGCAGCTCTGGCCTTTGGCATTATTGTAGTAAATGCGTTTAAAGACCGCGGCATCCAGTCAAAGCAGGAACTTGTGAAATCAACACTAAAGGCAGGAGCTATTACCGGAATTGGTTTGATTACCGTATACTCCTCCATCGGCTGGATTGGCGCAAAAATGGCTGGAACAGGGAACTTCGCGAACGGTGGTGAGATTTTATCCGGAGCGGCTGATGTCATGTTCGGAACGTTTGGAGCGCTTCTGCTTGGGGTTATTGTATCGCTGGCATGCTTCACGACTTGTGTCGGCCTGATTGTGGCATGCGGACAGTTTTTCGCAAAAATTTCACCGTTATCGTACAAATGGGTTATTACACTGGTTACAGTTGTCAGCTACCTGATTGCCAATCAGGGACTGAACACAATTATTAAAGTATCGGTTCCAGTGCTGGTATTTATTTATCCAATCGCTATCGTGCTGATTCTGCTTACCTTTATGCAGCGGCTGTTCGGCGGTGCGCGTTCCGTTTTCCGCGGTGCGATCCTCTTCACAGCCATTATTTCGTTTTATGACGGACTTACCGCTTTCGGATTAAAAATGCCTGCAGTTACGGATACGCTGGAATATTTACCGTTTTTCTCGATTGGACTTGGCTGGATTATTCCGGCTTTAATCGGTGGCTTGATCGGTTACATGTTCAAAGGGAAACCGGAGCCTGCTTATACCAGTTAAGGGGCTGGGACAAAAGTGTTTTATCAAAGGAAAATACGAATTAACTTAATTGAGGAATTTAGCCGCTCCGGAAATATACTTCGCTTTCACTTTCGAGCATAAGTGCGACATCAGCTCAAGAAAATCACTTTCGCTGTGTCTTCTTTACCGCGGGCGGCTGTTGAGCCTCTTCGTGCTTTGCACTCAGAGTCTCATCTAGGCCTGTCCCCCCGCAGGAGTCTACGCATATTTCCTCCGCTAAAATAGAGTATCGTTCGTCTTTTCTTATACGCATATTTGTTTTGTCCCAGCCCCTTTTTTATAGGTGTAATAGGACCGTTTCCAGCTCTGATGGCGTGATTATTCTTTAAAAGCTCGTTTTTGTTTTAAACATACACTTTCCGTATAAAAATCTCTTTGTTTTTCTACTTGAATCAGATAAAATAGAAATTAACAATGGTAATATCCCCTTGTCTTTTTTACCATATATCTGCAACTTCGCTTATCCATTCCAGCTATTCTTCAGTAGAAATTGTGCTTATTTCTCTATTAAAAACACTCCCTGAATTAAAACCAAAACTATTAAACAGCCATTCCCCACAATAAGTTAGGATGGGTTGGTAAGGAGAATCGATATGATGATTGCGCAAGAAGAACAAATACTGCAAACCTATTTTGGTTATGAAACGTTCCGGCCGGGTCAGAAGCAGACAATTGACAATGTCATTCAAGGTGCAAACACCCTTTCTGTTATGCCAACGGGCGGCGGGAAATCCCTCTGCTATCAGATTCCGGGTTTGACACTGGATGGTACAGCAGTCATTATTTCCCCGTTAATATCATTGATGAAAGATCAAGTCGATGCACTAAAGTCGCTGGGCATTCATGCTACTTACATAAACAGTTCACTGTCCGCCGGTGAACAACAGACGCGTCTTGACGACATGGCAGCTGGCAGATATAAATTTGTTTACGTTGCCCCGGAGCGTTTTGAGTCACCAATTTTTATAAATGCCATCAGGCAGGTTAACCTTTCCTTAATCGCCTTTGATGAGGCGCATTGTATTTCACAGTGGGGGCATGATTTCAGGCCGAGTTACCGCTCGATTGTACCCAATCTAAAAAAACTGCCGAATCTCCCAGTTCTTATGGCTCTGACTGCAACAGCTACAGGAGAAGTCATTTCTGATATTTGCGCGTTGTTGCAGATTGGAAATGACCGCGTTGTAAATACCGGCTTTGAGCGGGAAAACCTGGCATTCCACATTGTAAAAGGAAAAGATAAATCCACCTATGTGCGTTCTTTTTTGAGTGAACACCCAGGGGAATCAGGAATCATTTACACTGCAACAAGGAAACAGACAGATTCTTTATATGACCTCTTGTCGAAGCGCGGCATTTCCGTGGCAAAATATCATGCCGGGCTGAGCGAGATTGAGCGTAAACAAGCACAGGCCGCATTTATTCACGATGAAACAACCGTTATGATTGCAACGAATGCGTTTGGAATGGGTATCGATAAGTCGAATGTGCGGTTTGTCATTCACTACGCGATGCCGATGACCATAGAATCGTATTATCAGGAAGCAGGCAGAGCAGGTCGGGATGGCGAGCACAGTGACTGTATTTTGCTCTTCTCGCCACAGGACATTCAACTGCAGAAATTTTTAATCGAGCAATCACTCATGGATGATGAAGCAAAACAAGGAGAATACCGGAAATTGCAGGCAATGATCAATTATTGCCATACACACAGCTGCTTAACTACATTTATTCTTGATTATTTCAATGACAATCCGACAGGCAGCAACACGTGCGGACGCTGCAGCAATTGTCTGCACCGGCAGGAACGTGTCGATTTAACGGAGGAGGCCCAGATGATTTTGTCGTGTGTCAAACGGATGGGCGAACGTTTTGGTGTTGGGATGACAGCGAAAGTTTTGAAAGGCTCCAGGGACAGGAAAATTACTGATTTCCGTTTAAATAAAATTTCCACCTATGGACTGTTGTCCGCATACACTGAAAAAGAACTGACCGAATGGATTCATTTTTTAATCGCCGAGCAGCTGCTGGCAACTGAAGAAGGAAAATTCCCGACGCTAAAATTGAACCATAATTCAGTTGAAGTCCTGAAAGGGGAGCGGACGGTGTGGATGTACACTGCACCAATTCCTTCCCATGGCGAAGCGGATTACCGCGAGGATTTGTTTGCTGCATTACGGAAGCGGCGGAAGGAGATGGCCGATGAGCGGAATGTTCCGCCATATGTCCTGTTCTCCGATGCCACCCTGAAAGAACTGAGCCGTTATTTTCCGGAAACAGAGGAAGATATGCTGACGATTAAGGGAGTTGGCGAGCGAAAGTTTGAACAGTACGGTCAGGAGTTTTTGGAGATCATTCAAAAATGGCGGACTGACAATCCTGATGCGAACCGGGCCGTTCGGATAACGGATTCCACAGTGGCACCACGGCGGGAAAAGAAGCAGACGGATGACCGCCCGAGCCATGTCATCAGTTATACGATGTTCCAATCGGGCAAATCAATCAAGGATATTGCGACAATCCGGGAATACTCGCCACAGACAATTGAAGGGCATATCTTTAAAGCGTATAAGGATGGCTACCCAATCGCATGGAATATTTTTTTCACGGAGACGGAAGAAGCGGCTGTTCTGGAAGCCAGAAAGTCAATTGATGAGCAGAAACTCAAACCGCTGAAGGAAGCACTGCATGATAAATTTGATTACACGACAATCAAAGCTGTCCTAGTGAAGAATGGGATTATGTAGCGTGCACTTAATTCAGGTAATAAAAAAGGGAATCCCCGGCTCCAAATTACAAGCAGGATTCCCTCTTTTTTATTTCTATTCCCCTTTTATATTCAATGCCCATGTACCATTACGGAATACCGGTTCGGTGCTGCCGTCTTCCAGGACACCATCGATATCAAGGTTCTCAGAGCCGATCATGAAGTCAACGTGGGTCAGGCTGTCGTTCACACCATGTTTATCAAGCTCTGCGTCATTCATGGAAGCGCCGTCCTCCAGATTGGTCGGGTATGCTTTGCCAAGCGCAATATGGCATGAAGCATTTTCATCGAACAGTGTGTTGTAAAAAATCAGACCGGACTGTGAAACCGGTGATTCATGCGGTACAAGTGCCACTTCACCAAGGCGGCGTGCACCCTCATCGGTATCCAGGAGATGTTTCAATGTGTCCTCCCCCTGCTCCGCTTTATAGTCAACGACTTTGCCATCCTTAAATGTCAGGCTGAAGTTATCAATCAGGCTGCCGCCGTAATTAAGCGGTTTGGTGCTTGACACCGTTCCATTTACACCATATTTATGCGGCAGGGAAAATACTTCTTCGGTTGGCATATTCGGATTAAAGGTGGTTCCTTTCTCCGTTTCAGCTGAGCCGCCTTTCCAGATATGGCCTTCCGGAAGCTCCAGTTCAAGGTCTGTGCCCGGCGCTTTATAAATAAGTTTTTTGTAGTTTTTCTTATTTAATATTTCCCGCGCAGTTTTCAATGTTTCATTATGTGCGTCCCATGCAGCAACAGGGTTCTCCTGATCAACACGGACAATTTTTACAATTGCATCCCACAAACTTTCGATGGCATCTTCTTGTGATTTTTCAGGGAAAATCTTTTGTGCCCAGTCACCGGTTGGGATGGAAATGATAGACCATGGAATCCGATCGTTCATCGTATACTGGCGAAAATTGGTCATTGCTTGTGCAGCTGCTTTATTCGCTTTAGCAACCCGTGAGGAATCAATGTCTTTTAAAAGGTCCGGGTTCGTCGA is a window of Virgibacillus ihumii DNA encoding:
- a CDS encoding AI-2E family transporter; its protein translation is MVQHKRWFQTLVTFILIFLLILLISATDFIFDPIFKYVGAVAIPIIGAGVLYYLTRPVMHLLEKYKINRIISIIIVFLLLILFGYLAVTYIAPIAQKQVSKLVESIPEMVDGVQELIMYWQANQENIPEEVNKTINNITSNLQTYIESAMSFLFGFVGELISFVFAIVLIPFFLFFMLKDGDKFVPFVTQIFEEKKAANFRKLLHKIDETLTSYIQGQLIVSLCIGVLLYIGYTIIDLEYAMTLALFAMLVNVIPFIGPFLAVIPALIVGVFQDPIMVVWIGIIMLVAQQLEGNLVSPNVMGRALRLHPLTVITLILAAGSIAGFLGILFAVPFYAIVKTIIVHFYETYSKKNGDDVLI
- a CDS encoding GNAT family N-acetyltransferase is translated as MKIKLELAVDYYIQQVEPLLLKKEACNNLMLGILGRIKETPDAYENGYCLGIVEQENEAVFAFMQTPPNNWILAAVDRVPDDVIQKVALFIFNKRTAVPGVLGPIEEAEMFKSEWERLSNVGSSIHVKQLIYRLDDVNPLPEVEGELRHATQYDCELVKNWLVQFGVEANEPVSNEYAVQLASSFIGRSSLYLWEVDGVPVSMANQSRKTRNGSTINAVFTPDEYKRNGFATATVATLSSKLLAEGSGFCSLYTDLDNPDSNSIYRKIGYYEVGKSIVYEFKA
- a CDS encoding SE1832 family protein; the protein is MTKKEIEEELMDLKSDYIRIQGDLEKATSFGVNTSKGEQQLIEMETRMKELNQQLDQLKK
- a CDS encoding cation:proton antiporter, with translation MVPSLLFEVMLIGLLGVGSQWLAWRYRIPAIVLMSVSGLIVGPILGIMNPEEDFGSLYSPIISVAVAIILFEGSLNLSFKELKGLGKPVVRISTIGAFIAWILGSFTAHYIAGLSWTVAFVIGGLFIVTGPTVILPLLRQSKLKATPAKLLKWEGIIVDPIGALLAVFAFEIIAFITATDPNVSSLILFFAASIFAVILGWACGRGVGWMFETGHIPEFLKSPAVFIVVIFAFTLADEIEHETGLLAVTAMGMTLANLGISSVADMRHFKENISILLISAIYVMLTASLQMDVLLKIFDPNIIGYVILMMIVVRPLSIFLSTWGTTLSLNEKLLVGWIAPRGIVALTVSGYFASILLEAGYEDASIITALTFGLVFFTVCAHGFTIGPLSKKLHLSLEGRPGTLIVGSNKFTVNLAKTLTKSRNPVLIVDSSWERLRLAREAGIPFYHGEMMSEQTEYHLDTNPYEYLVAAMDFHSYNALVCTTFMPEYGRTNVFKVSPYNMVDGGVNSSVDRVGGRILFRENVAMEDLINKIAKHYVFRQTTLTDQYGYKKYLNEKDEEAVMLYALKPSGKIKFYTEEMRVSPESGDTIVSLTPPKKEIKKIKKRLENQRNNGNGNSSGNGNNENSEG
- the brnQ gene encoding branched-chain amino acid transport system II carrier protein; this translates as MNKNTFIIGFMLFALFFGAGNLIYPPTLGMEAGTSYWAAIAGFVITGVGLPILAVTAISYVNNDARELADKVHPLFGLIFTSAVYLAIGPFFGVPRAATVAYEMSMEPFMSGTSSLMLFIFTTVFFILVFIVSLNPSKMVDRIGQYLTPILLLSIIGLIVGGFFLLDNPLTEPSEKYTSAPFFTGFVEGYLTMDAIAALAFGIIVVNAFKDRGIQSKQELVKSTLKAGAITGIGLITVYSSIGWIGAKMAGTGNFANGGEILSGAADVMFGTFGALLLGVIVSLACFTTCVGLIVACGQFFAKISPLSYKWVITLVTVVSYLIANQGLNTIIKVSVPVLVFIYPIAIVLILLTFMQRLFGGARSVFRGAILFTAIISFYDGLTAFGLKMPAVTDTLEYLPFFSIGLGWIIPALIGGLIGYMFKGKPEPAYTS
- the recQ gene encoding DNA helicase RecQ, with the translated sequence MIAQEEQILQTYFGYETFRPGQKQTIDNVIQGANTLSVMPTGGGKSLCYQIPGLTLDGTAVIISPLISLMKDQVDALKSLGIHATYINSSLSAGEQQTRLDDMAAGRYKFVYVAPERFESPIFINAIRQVNLSLIAFDEAHCISQWGHDFRPSYRSIVPNLKKLPNLPVLMALTATATGEVISDICALLQIGNDRVVNTGFERENLAFHIVKGKDKSTYVRSFLSEHPGESGIIYTATRKQTDSLYDLLSKRGISVAKYHAGLSEIERKQAQAAFIHDETTVMIATNAFGMGIDKSNVRFVIHYAMPMTIESYYQEAGRAGRDGEHSDCILLFSPQDIQLQKFLIEQSLMDDEAKQGEYRKLQAMINYCHTHSCLTTFILDYFNDNPTGSNTCGRCSNCLHRQERVDLTEEAQMILSCVKRMGERFGVGMTAKVLKGSRDRKITDFRLNKISTYGLLSAYTEKELTEWIHFLIAEQLLATEEGKFPTLKLNHNSVEVLKGERTVWMYTAPIPSHGEADYREDLFAALRKRRKEMADERNVPPYVLFSDATLKELSRYFPETEEDMLTIKGVGERKFEQYGQEFLEIIQKWRTDNPDANRAVRITDSTVAPRREKKQTDDRPSHVISYTMFQSGKSIKDIATIREYSPQTIEGHIFKAYKDGYPIAWNIFFTETEEAAVLEARKSIDEQKLKPLKEALHDKFDYTTIKAVLVKNGIM
- a CDS encoding aminopeptidase, whose amino-acid sequence is MVNQHVKEKYADLALKTGVNLQKNQALMINAPIEGADFTKMVARKAYELGAKDVHINWVDDELTLLKFENAPDEVIADFPEWKVKLHDMYAEDGAAVLSIRSTNPDLLKDIDSSRVAKANKAAAQAMTNFRQYTMNDRIPWSIISIPTGDWAQKIFPEKSQEDAIESLWDAIVKIVRVDQENPVAAWDAHNETLKTAREILNKKNYKKLIYKAPGTDLELELPEGHIWKGGSAETEKGTTFNPNMPTEEVFSLPHKYGVNGTVSSTKPLNYGGSLIDNFSLTFKDGKVVDYKAEQGEDTLKHLLDTDEGARRLGEVALVPHESPVSQSGLIFYNTLFDENASCHIALGKAYPTNLEDGASMNDAELDKHGVNDSLTHVDFMIGSENLDIDGVLEDGSTEPVFRNGTWALNIKGE